A genomic segment from Paenibacillus phoenicis encodes:
- a CDS encoding ABC transporter substrate-binding protein, translating into MLKFNKTFLSMILILMIAALVGCAAGGPAKGTSDTGSQAGAAVDSNQAKSGGTDAAGEEIRVVKHAMGETEIKGTPKRIVTLFQGATDVAVSLGVKPVGVVESWVQQPIYEYLRADLEGVAIVGQETQPNLEEIHKLQPDLIIATKTRHEDVYEQLSQIAPTVMTETLFDWKETLKTAGEALNLKDKSDQLLADWDARVADFKQKMGDRLPIEVTITNFRADQVRIFYMGYAGKILKELGFTRPPGHDQDIWGVQLASKESIPDMNADIIFNFNSGTDTEAIQKNYEEWTKSKLWANLDAVKNGKLVQVDEVVWNSAGGYKTANMLLDDLYEYFKLN; encoded by the coding sequence ATGTTGAAATTCAACAAAACGTTTCTAAGTATGATCCTTATTTTGATGATCGCCGCTTTGGTCGGCTGCGCAGCCGGCGGACCGGCAAAAGGGACTTCCGATACCGGCAGCCAGGCTGGCGCAGCCGTCGATTCGAATCAAGCGAAGAGCGGCGGAACGGACGCGGCTGGGGAAGAGATCCGGGTCGTCAAGCACGCCATGGGCGAAACGGAGATCAAAGGAACGCCTAAAAGGATCGTAACCTTGTTCCAGGGAGCCACCGATGTGGCCGTTTCGCTTGGAGTGAAGCCGGTCGGCGTGGTGGAATCCTGGGTGCAGCAGCCTATCTACGAATATTTGCGGGCCGATCTGGAGGGCGTAGCGATCGTCGGTCAAGAGACGCAGCCGAATCTGGAAGAGATACATAAACTTCAGCCTGATCTGATCATCGCCACGAAGACGCGGCACGAGGATGTTTACGAACAGTTGTCGCAAATCGCACCGACGGTCATGACGGAAACGCTTTTTGACTGGAAAGAAACGCTGAAGACGGCAGGTGAGGCGTTGAATCTCAAGGACAAATCCGATCAGTTGCTCGCCGATTGGGATGCGAGAGTAGCCGACTTCAAGCAGAAGATGGGCGACCGCTTGCCGATCGAGGTAACGATCACCAATTTCAGAGCTGATCAGGTACGGATTTTCTATATGGGCTACGCGGGGAAAATTCTCAAAGAGCTTGGCTTTACAAGACCTCCCGGACATGATCAAGACATCTGGGGCGTTCAACTCGCTTCCAAAGAGAGCATCCCGGATATGAATGCCGACATCATCTTCAACTTCAATTCCGGCACCGATACCGAAGCGATTCAGAAAAACTATGAGGAATGGACGAAGAGCAAGCTATGGGCCAATCTGGACGCAGTTAAGAACGGCAAGCTCGTTCAGGTGGACGAAGTGGTGTGGAACAGCGCCGGCGGCTACAAGACGGCCAATATGCTGCTCGACGATCTGTACGAATATTTCAAGCTGAATTAA
- a CDS encoding glycerol dehydrogenase yields the protein MANIVFVSPNKYIQGQGALRDLGKYVKALGRKPLVIADDVVWRITQETVTQSLSSEQIEHHFVLFNGEASVNEIRRIAEEGQAQSVDFVIGIGGGKTLDTSKVVADELKTKVVIVPTTASTDAPTSALSVIYSDEGVFESYRFFNKNPDLVLVDTAIVAKAPARLFASGIADAMATWIEVRATVKSGGTAMSGGKPSIAAQAIAKACEETLFQYGIPAYKAVQKGLVTKHVEAVIEANTLLSGLGFESGGLAGAHAIHNGLTVLSGEIHHLTHGEKVAYGTLVQLVLELHPEEEIVKYINFYRELGLPTTLEELHLENVTFKELLKVGEAATAPNETMNNLSREITAEQVANAILAVDVLSKRN from the coding sequence ATGGCAAACATCGTTTTTGTTTCACCCAACAAGTATATCCAAGGTCAAGGCGCTTTGCGGGATTTGGGGAAATACGTCAAAGCGTTGGGACGTAAACCGCTCGTGATCGCCGATGATGTCGTTTGGCGCATTACCCAAGAAACGGTGACCCAAAGCTTATCGTCGGAGCAGATTGAACATCATTTTGTTTTATTCAACGGCGAAGCCTCCGTTAATGAAATACGCCGTATTGCCGAGGAAGGACAAGCGCAATCGGTTGATTTTGTCATCGGGATAGGCGGAGGCAAAACGCTGGATACCTCCAAAGTCGTGGCGGATGAGCTTAAGACTAAAGTGGTGATTGTCCCGACAACGGCTTCGACCGACGCGCCGACCAGCGCTCTCTCCGTCATTTACAGCGACGAAGGCGTGTTCGAGTCCTACCGGTTCTTCAACAAAAATCCCGATCTCGTCCTGGTCGACACCGCCATCGTGGCCAAAGCTCCGGCCCGCTTGTTCGCTTCCGGCATTGCCGACGCGATGGCGACATGGATTGAAGTGCGCGCTACGGTCAAAAGCGGCGGCACCGCGATGTCCGGCGGGAAACCTAGCATCGCCGCGCAAGCCATCGCCAAGGCATGCGAAGAAACATTGTTCCAATACGGAATTCCCGCCTATAAAGCCGTGCAAAAAGGGTTGGTGACCAAGCACGTCGAAGCGGTGATCGAAGCCAATACGCTGCTATCTGGTCTTGGGTTTGAAAGCGGCGGCCTAGCGGGCGCGCATGCGATTCATAACGGATTGACGGTGTTGTCCGGCGAAATCCATCATTTAACGCACGGCGAAAAAGTAGCTTACGGAACGCTTGTTCAGTTGGTGCTTGAGCTTCACCCCGAAGAGGAGATCGTTAAGTACATTAACTTTTACCGGGAGCTCGGTCTACCGACAACTTTAGAGGAACTGCATTTGGAGAATGTGACTTTTAAGGAGCTGCTGAAAGTCGGCGAGGCCGCCACGGCGCCGAATGAAACGATGAACAACCTTTCCCGTGAAATCACGGCAGAACAAGTGGCCAACGCCATTTTGGCCGTGGATGTTTTAAGCAAACGGAATTGA